In the genome of Phlebotomus papatasi isolate M1 chromosome 2, Ppap_2.1, whole genome shotgun sequence, one region contains:
- the LOC129801348 gene encoding protein FMC1 homolog, whose translation MTPVRTLRSLLNELRLSNPNGNIKNSLAARYIIDQFRKYRTTDQTLCKAREEMHFVGQTYLCYLESRRTYQRIRKEYSGRGERTVEDTANLVGFKLPHDPK comes from the exons ATGACTCCTGTTCGAACACTGAGATCCCTACTAAATGAGCTGAGGCTATcaaatccaaatggaaacattaaGAACTCACTCGCAGCAAG GTACATAATCGACCAGTTCCGGAAGTATCGTACAACAGACCAGACTCTATGCAAAGCTAGGGAGGAGATGCACTTTGTTGGACAGACCTACCTGTGCTATCTGGAAAGTCGCCGCACGTACCAGCGCATCCGAAAGGAGTATTCGGGCCGAGGGGAGCGAACTGTAGAGGACACAGCAAACTTGGTGGGCTTCAAGTTACCTCATGATCCGAAATAG